The window AATATCATCTTATTTAGAACTATTCTAAATAATATTTTGTTAACTTTGCAACTTGAAATTTAGTTCGTTGAAAATATTGAAATTACAAAATCCGTAGTACCCGAAAAACGAATCCTATGAACGTAATATGTTCATATGTAGGCAGATATAAAATATTGTTCTCAACTTGGGTTAAGAATTAATAAATATGATGCTGCGGAATTATACTGAACTTGCTGGCTTGGGTATAGTTGGACAAAAATATATTTGCATTTGACAATTAATGTAAAAAAAGATGATAACAATACACAGATACTTCAGCATATTGAAAAATTGGAGCCCTGAAATGCTAAATGAAACATTTTTAAGCCATTGTATAAATCAATAGAATGAATTATGTCTAAAAACAACAAAATATATTGGTTAGATAATCTTCGAACTTTCATGGTTTTTTTAGTAGTAGTAACTCATGTTGCTGTTACATATGAAAGATATAGTATGGGCCAAGAGTGGTGGATAGTTGTAGATCCATCAAATAATGATTTTGCCGGTATATTGTTTCTTATTATGAACATTTTTGTAATGGCTACGATATTTTTTATATCAGGTTTTTTCGTTCCATTATCACTGAAATCGAAGACGAATATAGAATTTGTTAAATCAAAATTTATTCGGCTAATGATCCCTTGGTCATTTGCTGTTCTGACATTAATACCTGCTTATAAATTTATATTTTTGTATTCGCGCAACATGCCCCAGGAAGATTGGACAAGCTATTTCCATTGGAATTCTATGTGGAGTCAAAATTGGTTATGGTTTTTACCTGTTTTGTTTTTGTTCAATATAATTTACCTGATATTTTCAAAAATAGACACAACAAAAATTAAACTTGGGAAATACATTTTGCTAACTATTATCTTAGGCCTCATTTTTAGCTTTTTCATGGACTATTTCAGTCTGCATGGATGGACAAAATCTATAATATTAGATTTTCAAAATGAAAGAATACTTATCTATTTTCTAACATTCTTAACTGGAAGTCAATGTTATAATTTAAAAACATTTGAATCAAGTGAAAGAAATAAAAAGGTTGAGATCATTATCCATAGTCTTGGCTGGATTCCTATGAACATATATATTGGTGGAGTAATATACTCTCTGGTAAGCCCTAATGATTATCTTATTTGCAAATCTATGGATATTTTTATTGTTAGGCTATGTTTTTTGCTCTCAGTTACATATTTGATTTATGCTATGGTTGTTAGCTTCAAAAATTACGTAAATAGAAAAAATAAATTCTGGATTGAACTTAATAGTAATTCCTACGGAGTATATATAATTCATGTAATAATAATGGGTATTATAGCAACATTTATGCTAAATAGCAATATGCCTTCAGTTTTAAATATTTTGATTTTGACAATATCTACCTACCTTATTAGTAATCTTTTTGTCTATTCATATAAAAAATTGAGAAAGAAGATTAAACAATCATAAAACATTTTACATAAACGGGTGCTTTGAACTGTTTCCAAATCCAAAGAAATCATGAAAATGAGATAATCTCCAAAAAAAGATTAAATTTGAAATTTTGACATGTTACTAATGTATTTCAACAATTCATTTGGCTTATTATAGAAATATTTTCTTAATAATTTAAAATATAAAACAATGAAAAAAGCAATTGGAGTTTTAACAGTTTTAACTTTGAGTTTAGCAATTGTATTTACTTCTTGCAAAAAAGAAGGCGATTTGTTTGATGGATCAACTGAAAATATTATGCTTAAAAGCTTAGAACCTGATGTGAAAGTCAAGGGAAGCGGAAACATAAAAGATTACAAAAAAGTAATAGTACAGGAGTTAATTAAAAGTGCAAATTGCAAAGACGAAATTGTATCCGGTATTGTCAAATTTTATTACAAAAACGAAATGGTTTTCTCTGTTGATTTTGGAGATGGAAAATGTGACGGTCTTGCTACGGTAAGTTGGTTAGATGAAAATAACAGCCTGCAAACCAAAGTTGTAGATGTATGGAAACTTTTTAAAGACTATAATGGCAAAAAATGTTTTGAAATGGTATATCCGGTAAGCTATACCATGCCTGACAGTACTACACAAATTGTTTTCGAAAATGATGATGATTGGGATGAAATTAAAACTTGGTATGCGAACAATCCCGGATTTGAAAAGGCAGAAATAATTCTGAACTTTCCTGTTGAGATTAAATATGAAGATGGCACTATTTTTACGATAGTTAGCTATGAAGAAATGTTGATAGCAAAAAAGAAATGCTACGACAAATAAATACCAAAATTCTTTGATAATGAGATTAACTCTATTCACTTTTATTCTTTCAATACAAATATTCATGCTTAACGCACAAGAATATCAGAATTCATGGGAGTCGCTTGACACAAGAATTATCCCAACATGGTTTGAAGATGCAAAATTTGGAATATTCATACATTGGGGAGTTTACTCGGTTCCTGCATGGCGAAAATTGGAACCGGGACTATATGCATCTTATGCAGAATGGTATTATGCACGAGTTATGTACAATCAAAAAAATGGAGGAAAAACATTTCATGATAGTAATTATGGTAAAGATTTTGAATACAGGGATTTTGCACCTCTTTTCAAAGCCGAGCTTTTTAATCCTAACGATTGGGCAGATTTGTTTAAAAAATCCGGAGCAAAATATGTTGTATTAACAAGCAAACATCACGATGGTTTTTGCTTATGGCCCACCAAAAGTACGTATAAGAAAAATTGGAACTCTTCGGATATTGGCCCCAACAGAGATATAGTAGGAGAATTGACAACGGCAGTAAAATCCGAAGGTCTAAGGATGGGATTATATTATTCGATTATCGAATGGGAAACCACTAAAACCAAAAGAACAGAATCAGGATATTTTTTGCCATTAGATATAATTAAAAAATACAAAATTCCTGAAGGTGAGTACGTTGATAAACATGTGATACCACAGTTAAAAGAACTAATAGAGAATTATAAACCTTCTCTAATTTTTTCAGATGGAGGAGAATGGGATGGTACTGATGATTATTGGAAAACTAAAGAATTTCTTTCTTGGTTGTATAGCTATTCTCCTGTGAAAGACGATGTTGTGGTGAACGACCGTTTTGCAAAAGGTATGCCTGGTAATCATGGAGACTATTATTCAAGTGAATATAAAGATATGGACGATAGTAAGCTCAGCCATCATCCTTGGGAAGAAAGCCGTGGAATTGGCGGATCATATGGTTTCAATAGAGCAGAAAGTATTGAAGATTACAACAGTTCAGAAGAACTTATTCATGAGTTGATAGACATTGTTAGCCGAGGAGGAAATTTGTTGCTAAATGTTGGTCCAACATCAGATGGAAGAATCCCTGTGATTATGCAGGAAAGATTGATGGATATAGGTCAATGGTTAGAAGTAAATTCTGAGGCTATCTACGAAACAAGAAAATCATCAGTTGACAGACAAGAAAGTACGAATCAAGAAGTATATTACACTACTAAAGACAAAGCACTGTTTTGCATTTTCACCAAATGGACTGACATAATTGAAATCAATCTGGTTGATGGAGAATATGTAAAGAATATAAGTTTGTTGGCCTACAGTGGTAAAATACATTGGGAATTATCTGACGGAAACAAGTTGCGAATTCAAATCCCGAAACTCACAATTAATGAATTGCCTTGCTTTCATGCTTGGTCATTGAAAATTGAGCTTGACGAATGAGTTTAATTTATAAAGTAAGAAAAGGTATTTTTTAGCTACCCCTAAATTATTTCAACCTCTTTCCAAAATATCGGGTAACAAAAGTGGCAAAAGCAACCACAGAAACTGAACTTACTGGCATTAGGATAGCAGCTACAACAGGCGAAAGATTTCCCGAAATTGCATAGCTAATTCCAATAATATTGTAAAAAAATGAAATAGCAAAACTCATTTTCACAATTTTCATTGCTGTTTTGGTGAAATTTATAAAATCGAAAAGTTTGTGAAACTTGCTTGCTTCAAGAATAGCATCGCCGGCTGGCGAAAAGTGATATACATTGTCGGCAATTGTCAGAGCTACATTGCTTTGCATCAATGCTCCGGCATCGTTTAAGCCATCACCGGTCATTAAAATTGTTTTGTTTTGGCTCTGAAGTTTTTTTATAAAATCTTTTTTGTCTTGAGGCTTTTGATTGAAATGCAAATGACTTTTTTTGAAATACTTAAGTAAATTGCTTTTTTCCGAATCGTTATCGCCCGACAATAAGAACAACTCAAATTTTTTAGTTAATGTATTTATAACATTCTGAAACCCAAAACGATATTTGTTATTGATTTGCCAAAAGCCTTTCATTTTTTCATTTATCGAAAGATAAACTGTAGTTGAGCTGTTAGCTTTGTTTTGTTCGGTATTTGCTACAAATTTTTCAGAACCTATCCTTATTTTAAGATTATCGAATTGGCAGAAAATCCCTTTTCCTGCCATCTCTACATATTGCTCAGGTTCTATATAGTCGCAATTTTCGTAGAACTTATATATCGCATTACTCAATGGATGGGTTGATTGTTTGCAAATCGACATTATTGCAGATTTCTCATTTTCAGATAATTCACCACCTATAAATTTAATATTGTTTTCGTCAGGTTTTGTGATGGTTCCAGTTTTATCGAAAACTATCGTGTCAATTTTTGTGAGATTTTCGACAACCGATGTATTTTTTAAATACATTCCGGCATTACCGAACAGCCGCATTGTATTTCCGAAAGTGAAAGGGATAGAAAGCGCTAAAGCACAAGGGCAAGCAACAATCAGCACTGCCGTGAATGAAAATATGGCAGTTTTCACATCGCCCTGAAATAGCCAGAATGTTGAGCCAAGAATAGCTATAAACATTACTACAATTGTAAAATATTTACTTATTCTATCAATTAGATCCGATAAAGAAATCTTTTTCGAATCTTCGTTTTCGCTCTGATTCCATAGTTTTGTGAGGTGGCTTTGAACGACTTCTTTTTCTATTTTCACGGTGATAGAACTTCCGGTTTGCCTACCACCTGCATACACAAAATCGCCAACTTTTTTCAGTACTGGCTTCGATTCGCCCGATACAAAACTGTAGTCGATAATTCCCGAACCACTCGATATTTTAGAATCTGCTGGTATTAGTTCTTTGTTTCTAATTAAAATTTCATCGCCTTTTTTTATTTCATTAAGTAATAAAACCTCCTCTTTTTCCTCAGAAATTTTTGTAACAGCTATTGGAAAATATGATTTGTAATCTCTGTCGAATGAAAGGGCATCGTAAGATTTTCCTTGATACCATTTTCCGAGTAGAAGAAAAAATATTAGTCCTGCCAGAGAGTCGGAATATCCTGTACCGGTGCCGGAAAAAATTTCGTAGGAAGTTTGCAGAAACAGCACTAAAATCCCGAGAGCAATAGGAATGTCGATGTTAATTACTTTTTTCTTCAGGCTTTTGTAAGCAGAAATTATATATCCGTTTCCACTAAAAAAAACTACTGGAAAAACCATTACATAACTCAAAATGCTTAAAAAAGAACCTAAATTTCCCTCTAATTGTTTTCCATTGAAATATTCGGGCAGAGCATAGAGCATCACATTTCCGAAAACGAAACCGGCTACGCCAATTTTGTAAAGCAGAATTTTGCTCGAATTCTTTTGAGAAGATTCATCTTTTGCGTTAAGAGAAATTTCCGGTTCGTAGTGTATTGATGCCAGTAGCTCGACAAGTTGCCGCAAACTTATTTTCGATTTGTCGAAAGTTACACTTACTTGTTTCTTAGAAAAATTTACATAAGATATTTTTATGTCGGGATTCAAAAGTTTCAAATTTTCGAGTAGCCAAATGCAAGAGGCACAATGAATTGCCGGAATGTAGAGACTTACTTTTGCGATTTCTCCTTCGTCGAAATCAAATAATTTTTCATGAACTTCTTCGCGGTCGAGAAAATCGTATTTGCGGTTATACTTATTTTCGTTGGGCTTTATGCCCGGTGTTTTTTCAATTTCGTAATATTTGTAGAGCTTATTCTCATTCAACAATTGATAGACTGTAAGGCAGCCATTGCAGCAAAATTTCAAATCGTTCCAAACTACTGGATATTTTCCGCAATCTGCCCCGCAATGAACGCATTTATGGTCTGTCTTCGAATTGCTTTTACTCACTACAGCAAGGTTTTATTTTTGCAGCTTCTTTATACGAAATTGCTTTATTTTTTTTGAGTTCTTTATCGAATTTCATTTTGATTTTTTCTTCAGGAGGGCTGAGGAATGGAATGCCAAGATTTAAGCCGCGAAGAATAAAAACTATTCCGACAAAAACTATTACATAAGGAATAAGCTTATTGATTTTGTTTCTTAACGAAATACTGATCAGATTTCCAAGAATGGAAACTACCAGTAGCATTGGGATTGTTCCAAGCCCGAACAAAACCATAAAAAGTATTCCTTGAACAAGCGATTGAGTGCCAATGGCTCCGGCAATTGCAATGTAAACCAATCCACAAGGCAAAAAGCCGTTCAATATTCCTATCCAAAACAATGCGCCAAAAGACCTTACAGTGAAAAGTCGCTGAAGTGCATTTTTTAGTTTTGTGAAAATTGAAAAGGCACTTTTATTTAAGTCGTATTGTTTTTTGAAAAGTGATGGGAACAGAACAGAAAGAACCATTATGGAACCCATAATTATTGAAACCCATCTTTGAAATCCTATCATTTCGAGGCCTTGCCCAATCATTCCGAAAAATGCTCCTAAAACTCCATAAGTTATTGTTCGTCCTAAATTGTAAAGAACAGCGCCGAAAACTTTTTGAAAATAGTTGTTGCCCTGCAAAGGAAGTGCAATTGCGATAGGCCCGCACATTCCAACACAATGAAAACTACCCATCAATCCGAGAATTAAACCTGGTATAAGAATTTCCATGATTTACTATAAAAACAGTTAATAACTCTAAGTTTTATTTTATGCTATATTCTTTTTCGACAAGATATTGCTGATTGTCCATTTCCCAAGAAATTTTGATAATATACCTGCCTAAAGATAATTTATCTTTAGCAATTAAAATTTCATCGAAACTTTTATTAGGCTTTGCCTTAAAATCTTTTTTCTTATCGGAATGTCGAAAAAAATGAATCAAACAGTTTTCGATTTTTCTCGTTTTAAAATTTTCAAAGGATACAATTATATAATCTTGGTTCTCACTGATTTTTATGTTATTGAAATATTCAGCCGAGCGTTTTTTAATTTCAATCTGATTTGAATAATTTACTCCTTTTTCGTAATAATCGTCATGAACTAAGTTTGCATCGAATTGTAAAGAAAAAATGATGAAGCTTATTGCTAAAGTAAGGAAAATCATAATAAAAATGAAAATTCCTGTTCCCCAATTAAATTTTATTTTCATATTGTATTTGATTCAATAATATAAATTATCGTTTTTTTAATTATTTGTATTTACTATCTAAGGGTCCTACGAAACTTATTTCATAGTTTTCTATCAACTCGTTTTCGGCATAAATGCCAAATTCAACTTTAGTATTTTCGCCCGAAAGTTGGTTTTTATCAAGAGTAAGAACAAAAACCGATTCATACAATCCATGTTTTTTAACTACTATTTCGCCACCTGCCAATTCAACTTTTCCTTGGTGCGATTCTAATTTCATTGTTAATGGAATATCGTCGTAGGTTTTATTTATTATTTTAATATTATAAATATTTGATAGTTTATTTTCACCCCGTTCTTGGAAAAGAGTTCCGGGTGTCCGCAATATTGTAGTTTCTATAATTGGCCTCGTAAAAAGCGTAACTATAAAGAAGGCAATTAAAACCAATAAAACAAAAGAATACGCTTTATTTCTGGTGTTCCATATAGTTTTATGTCCTTTTTCAATTCCTTCAATCGAATCGAATCGAATTAAATTTTGGGGTTTTTTCACTTTTTCCATTACAATGTTGCACTCGTCTATGCAGGCAGTGCAATTTATGCATTCAAGTTGAGTTCCATTTCTAATATCGATTCCTGTGGGGCAAACTGCTATACATTGCTTACAATCAATGCAATCACCCTGATTTTTGGCACCTCTCAGCTCACCTCTTTTATAATCGTATGC is drawn from Bacteroidota bacterium and contains these coding sequences:
- a CDS encoding acyltransferase — protein: MSKNNKIYWLDNLRTFMVFLVVVTHVAVTYERYSMGQEWWIVVDPSNNDFAGILFLIMNIFVMATIFFISGFFVPLSLKSKTNIEFVKSKFIRLMIPWSFAVLTLIPAYKFIFLYSRNMPQEDWTSYFHWNSMWSQNWLWFLPVLFLFNIIYLIFSKIDTTKIKLGKYILLTIILGLIFSFFMDYFSLHGWTKSIILDFQNERILIYFLTFLTGSQCYNLKTFESSERNKKVEIIIHSLGWIPMNIYIGGVIYSLVSPNDYLICKSMDIFIVRLCFLLSVTYLIYAMVVSFKNYVNRKNKFWIELNSNSYGVYIIHVIIMGIIATFMLNSNMPSVLNILILTISTYLISNLFVYSYKKLRKKIKQS
- a CDS encoding alpha-L-fucosidase codes for the protein MRLTLFTFILSIQIFMLNAQEYQNSWESLDTRIIPTWFEDAKFGIFIHWGVYSVPAWRKLEPGLYASYAEWYYARVMYNQKNGGKTFHDSNYGKDFEYRDFAPLFKAELFNPNDWADLFKKSGAKYVVLTSKHHDGFCLWPTKSTYKKNWNSSDIGPNRDIVGELTTAVKSEGLRMGLYYSIIEWETTKTKRTESGYFLPLDIIKKYKIPEGEYVDKHVIPQLKELIENYKPSLIFSDGGEWDGTDDYWKTKEFLSWLYSYSPVKDDVVVNDRFAKGMPGNHGDYYSSEYKDMDDSKLSHHPWEESRGIGGSYGFNRAESIEDYNSSEELIHELIDIVSRGGNLLLNVGPTSDGRIPVIMQERLMDIGQWLEVNSEAIYETRKSSVDRQESTNQEVYYTTKDKALFCIFTKWTDIIEINLVDGEYVKNISLLAYSGKIHWELSDGNKLRIQIPKLTINELPCFHAWSLKIELDE
- a CDS encoding HAD-IC family P-type ATPase; the encoded protein is MSKSNSKTDHKCVHCGADCGKYPVVWNDLKFCCNGCLTVYQLLNENKLYKYYEIEKTPGIKPNENKYNRKYDFLDREEVHEKLFDFDEGEIAKVSLYIPAIHCASCIWLLENLKLLNPDIKISYVNFSKKQVSVTFDKSKISLRQLVELLASIHYEPEISLNAKDESSQKNSSKILLYKIGVAGFVFGNVMLYALPEYFNGKQLEGNLGSFLSILSYVMVFPVVFFSGNGYIISAYKSLKKKVINIDIPIALGILVLFLQTSYEIFSGTGTGYSDSLAGLIFFLLLGKWYQGKSYDALSFDRDYKSYFPIAVTKISEEKEEVLLLNEIKKGDEILIRNKELIPADSKISSGSGIIDYSFVSGESKPVLKKVGDFVYAGGRQTGSSITVKIEKEVVQSHLTKLWNQSENEDSKKISLSDLIDRISKYFTIVVMFIAILGSTFWLFQGDVKTAIFSFTAVLIVACPCALALSIPFTFGNTMRLFGNAGMYLKNTSVVENLTKIDTIVFDKTGTITKPDENNIKFIGGELSENEKSAIMSICKQSTHPLSNAIYKFYENCDYIEPEQYVEMAGKGIFCQFDNLKIRIGSEKFVANTEQNKANSSTTVYLSINEKMKGFWQINNKYRFGFQNVINTLTKKFELFLLSGDNDSEKSNLLKYFKKSHLHFNQKPQDKKDFIKKLQSQNKTILMTGDGLNDAGALMQSNVALTIADNVYHFSPAGDAILEASKFHKLFDFINFTKTAMKIVKMSFAISFFYNIIGISYAISGNLSPVVAAILMPVSSVSVVAFATFVTRYFGKRLK
- a CDS encoding sulfite exporter TauE/SafE family protein, which produces MEILIPGLILGLMGSFHCVGMCGPIAIALPLQGNNYFQKVFGAVLYNLGRTITYGVLGAFFGMIGQGLEMIGFQRWVSIIMGSIMVLSVLFPSLFKKQYDLNKSAFSIFTKLKNALQRLFTVRSFGALFWIGILNGFLPCGLVYIAIAGAIGTQSLVQGILFMVLFGLGTIPMLLVVSILGNLISISLRNKINKLIPYVIVFVGIVFILRGLNLGIPFLSPPEEKIKMKFDKELKKNKAISYKEAAKIKPCCSE